A portion of the Paenibacillus hamazuiensis genome contains these proteins:
- a CDS encoding DNA sulfur modification protein DndB has protein sequence MDHVSSLSELLAEQKASSFIEIPGVLSRTFGQTTLTTTLPMSKLFSIYEVDLEVQRSLVPQNLSKLMDYIMLYLDNNQGIYFPGIILSARGAGEYDHEQNVYRLQAIEKLYIVDGQHRLAAFRRLMETMQSLMARAKDRREYDRMDEITEKMRKIYSFPMSVMIYLDIDARQERQLFSDINKLPRKIGGNLAVLREQRRFYHVLATKMAETDEAMRKITVDMFSERGKGPEYVFSYHLLIEILAGLFEGRLKSAARNNSYHFTDKQIQEHLALASFYFGKLLQHLPEPEQGLLCWSENVQIAMALFFHEEATKSATFNKYELEHALKILPHVNWDAIYEGDEKDRLPRRSRIMKAYQYLKDFYHNNHLTLISAVSDDQGAGLTHKEDAV, from the coding sequence ATGGATCATGTATCTTCCTTATCGGAACTGCTCGCCGAGCAAAAAGCGTCCTCGTTTATCGAGATTCCCGGCGTCCTGTCGCGCACGTTCGGACAGACGACCTTGACGACGACGCTCCCGATGAGCAAACTGTTCTCGATCTACGAAGTGGATCTTGAAGTGCAGCGTTCGCTCGTTCCGCAAAACCTGTCCAAGCTGATGGACTATATTATGCTGTATTTGGATAACAACCAGGGAATTTATTTCCCCGGCATCATTTTGTCGGCCAGAGGGGCCGGCGAATATGACCATGAGCAAAACGTATATCGCTTACAAGCGATCGAAAAGCTGTACATCGTGGACGGTCAGCACCGCCTCGCGGCGTTCCGCCGTCTGATGGAAACGATGCAAAGCTTGATGGCGCGCGCCAAAGACCGCCGGGAATACGACCGGATGGATGAGATTACCGAGAAAATGCGGAAAATCTACTCGTTCCCGATGTCGGTTATGATTTATTTGGATATCGATGCCCGCCAGGAGCGGCAGCTGTTTTCCGACATCAACAAGCTGCCCCGTAAAATCGGCGGAAACCTGGCCGTACTGCGCGAGCAGCGCCGGTTTTACCATGTGCTGGCTACCAAGATGGCGGAGACGGATGAGGCGATGCGCAAAATTACCGTCGACATGTTCTCCGAACGCGGCAAAGGGCCCGAGTACGTATTTTCGTATCATCTGCTGATCGAGATTTTGGCCGGGTTGTTCGAAGGTCGCCTCAAGTCGGCTGCCCGGAACAACAGCTATCACTTTACGGACAAACAAATCCAAGAGCATCTGGCGCTGGCTTCCTTCTATTTCGGCAAGCTGCTGCAGCATTTGCCGGAGCCGGAGCAGGGGCTGCTTTGCTGGTCCGAAAACGTGCAAATCGCGATGGCGCTGTTCTTCCACGAAGAAGCAACCAAGAGCGCGACCTTCAACAAATACGAGCTGGAGCATGCGCTGAAAATTTTGCCGCATGTGAACTGGGATGCGATCTACGAAGGCGATGAGAAAGACCGCTTGCCGCGCCGCTCGCGCATCATGAAGGCTTATCAATACTTGAAAGATTTTTATCACAACAACCACCTGACGCTGATTTCCGCGGTTTCGGACGATCAAGGCGCAGGGTTGACGCATAAGGAGGACGCGGTGTAA
- a CDS encoding class I SAM-dependent methyltransferase, with translation MASSERHYEEMLAKFYSWMLGDFDEKIREALHFFEKHEISPGLNGRAADLGCGPGAQSLALAQLGYDIIGVDVSSILIGELRKHAEERGLTAKTVCCDVLDAERWGAPQSLELVTCFGDTLTHLSSREQVKLLFEKVHDVLVPGGRSIWTFRDYTRELTDTDRILPVRSDETRIMTAFLEYKPEVVVVSDIVYEKSGAGWQLHKSSYLKLRLEPEWVRAALEEAGFALELDERDSRFVQMIARKMG, from the coding sequence GTGGCTTCAAGCGAACGGCATTATGAGGAAATGCTCGCCAAATTTTATTCATGGATGTTAGGGGACTTTGACGAAAAGATCAGGGAAGCGCTTCATTTTTTCGAAAAACACGAAATCAGCCCGGGCTTAAATGGAAGGGCGGCGGATCTCGGATGCGGCCCCGGGGCGCAGAGCTTGGCGTTGGCGCAGCTGGGTTATGATATAATCGGTGTGGATGTAAGCTCGATTCTGATTGGCGAACTCAGAAAGCATGCTGAAGAACGCGGACTGACCGCCAAGACGGTTTGCTGCGACGTACTCGATGCCGAACGCTGGGGGGCTCCGCAATCTCTGGAGCTCGTCACCTGCTTCGGCGATACTTTAACGCATTTGAGTTCAAGGGAGCAGGTAAAACTTCTGTTCGAAAAGGTGCACGACGTGCTGGTGCCCGGCGGTCGGTCGATCTGGACATTTCGCGATTATACGCGGGAGCTGACGGATACCGACCGGATCCTCCCCGTCCGCAGTGACGAAACGCGGATCATGACGGCGTTTCTGGAATATAAGCCGGAGGTCGTTGTCGTGAGTGATATCGTTTACGAGAAAAGCGGAGCCGGCTGGCAGCTTCATAAGAGCAGCTACCTGAAGCTGAGGCTGGAGCCGGAATGGGTCCGCGCCGCGCTGGAGGAAGCCGGGTTTGCCTTGGAGCTGGATGAGCGGGATTCGCGTTTTGTGCAGATGATCGCGCGCAAGATGGGCTGA
- the corA gene encoding magnesium/cobalt transporter CorA, whose translation MLIYNRETGRVTEEPERPSREQETVWIRLHQASPEEVSRVLGWYRCHPLVIEDCIKLNQRPKLDRYKDHILLTFFAIAPKSLSPVEMGIVIGSHFVITVTHKEIPFFAEIEAELLQTGDRMAQPGQILHRILDRCVDDYTDITDHIEDKVDKMERNLFRNPYIRISRDVFHLKRTIHGLRRIVAEEKTILGTISHQNFPYMTQDSEVYFIDIYDHISRVIDSLDVFRESLSGLLELQMGMKSDRMNEIMKTLTIISSIFLPLTFIVGLYGMNFKNIPELNWDFGYLYVWIVMLVVAVGMWLIFRWKRWL comes from the coding sequence ATGCTCATTTATAACCGAGAAACCGGCCGGGTGACCGAAGAACCCGAACGTCCTTCCCGCGAGCAGGAAACTGTGTGGATTCGCCTGCATCAAGCGTCTCCGGAAGAGGTGAGCCGCGTGCTCGGCTGGTATCGCTGTCACCCGCTGGTCATCGAAGACTGCATCAAGCTGAACCAGCGGCCGAAGCTGGACCGGTACAAGGACCACATCCTGCTTACCTTTTTTGCCATCGCGCCAAAAAGCCTGTCCCCCGTCGAGATGGGCATCGTCATCGGCTCTCATTTTGTCATCACCGTCACGCACAAGGAGATTCCGTTTTTTGCGGAGATTGAGGCGGAATTGCTGCAGACCGGCGACCGCATGGCTCAGCCGGGGCAAATTTTGCACCGTATCCTCGACCGCTGCGTCGATGACTACACCGATATTACCGATCATATCGAAGACAAGGTCGACAAGATGGAACGCAATCTTTTCCGCAATCCGTATATCCGGATATCCCGGGATGTTTTTCATTTGAAGCGGACGATTCATGGACTGCGCCGCATCGTTGCCGAGGAAAAAACGATTTTAGGAACGATCAGCCATCAAAACTTTCCGTACATGACACAGGACAGCGAAGTGTACTTTATCGATATTTACGATCACATCTCGAGGGTGATCGATTCGCTTGATGTGTTCCGGGAATCGCTCTCCGGTCTGCTCGAGCTGCAGATGGGCATGAAATCGGACCGCATGAACGAGATCATGAAGACGCTGACGATCATCAGCTCGATCTTCCTGCCGCTGACGTTTATCGTTGGGCTGTACGGCATGAACTTCAAGAACATCCCCGAGTTAAATTGGGATTTCGGTTATTTGTACGTCTGGATCGTCATGCTTGTGGTGGCCGTGGGCATGTGGCTTATTTTTCGCTGGAAGCGGTGGTTATAA
- a CDS encoding SprT family protein → MDDQELQQWVERVSLASFGRPFQHRARFNRRLRATGGRYFTRSHDIEISWQQYTEYGAEDVEKIIKHELCHYHLHLLKKGYQHRDADFKTLLAQVGGTRFCKALPTAAKRREPYRYKLVCSSCRTEYLRKRKLDPRKYACGKCRGKLKLHTLDLAHKS, encoded by the coding sequence ATGGATGACCAGGAGCTGCAGCAATGGGTGGAACGGGTATCGCTCGCGTCGTTCGGAAGACCGTTTCAGCATCGGGCGCGGTTTAACCGCAGATTGCGGGCGACGGGAGGAAGATATTTTACCCGGTCTCACGACATTGAAATCAGCTGGCAGCAGTATACGGAGTACGGAGCGGAAGACGTAGAGAAGATCATCAAACATGAGCTGTGCCATTATCACCTTCATTTGCTGAAAAAAGGCTACCAGCACCGGGATGCCGACTTCAAGACGCTGCTTGCCCAGGTGGGGGGGACACGCTTTTGCAAAGCGCTTCCGACCGCGGCAAAGCGGAGAGAGCCCTACCGGTACAAGCTGGTGTGCAGCAGCTGCAGAACGGAGTATTTGCGCAAGCGGAAGCTGGATCCACGCAAATATGCATGTGGAAAATGCAGGGGGAAATTGAAGTTGCATACTCTTGACTTGGCCCATAAATCGTGA